One Mercurialis annua linkage group LG3, ddMerAnnu1.2, whole genome shotgun sequence DNA window includes the following coding sequences:
- the LOC126671122 gene encoding protein LONGIFOLIA 2, translating to MAAKLLHSLADDNPDLQKQIGCMTGIFQLFDRHPTLTAGRRLSHRRLSSPGNSHSNNGSSERETLNAYRWAAANEMNINKNLNEKHRSSMESARPSFSSSCSSMSSMDCNKPAQPEASSFDRIIFPETPSRDAVISQPSTSPHFGRQSLDLRDVVKDSMYREARGLSVKTTTKEEGIGHPMKHKDSPRPLQLSRSTDGSYGNGTKGKQNVNAPDLNESLRVLAKLREAPWYYNETRERPRSSHESKDGYPHMLSKDAHRFSCDGREMNRSSFESRDTIKSTLKLKETPRLSLDSRDISMRGSNSESKASYISKDLRNGGNSNEKACNVQSLGTQKRPSNVVAKLMGLEALPDSGSTSSSQSGVTKTFPVEHSDTFSAPAKAIDFNRPVWIQKSPRSLPKEPISPRWKNPDLIMKPVSRLPIEPAPWKQMDGSRASKKPVKLSAKMENPFPTVYSEIEKRLKDLEFNQSGKDLRALKQILEAMQTKGLLETRKEEQGSNFGSQRDYEPSCTSPGQKPRLLSQRNQPSNQVSGSSARGSDSLRTYESPIVIMKPAKLLEKSGIHASSVIPIDSLSSLHKIRSSGHADVKNRLDNNRTAKDPSPRISYRETAANSSDKKANVRIKTTQSFTRPQQLPKESTASSVKSSGSSVSPRLQQKKLELERRSRPPTPPSDSNKPRRQSNKMSNELNSPGGKNRLKSHKLPPSDDQLSQISNESRTSSQQGDDASLQSDSTAVFDSKTDMEIDSSEQPTELNSDHIPSMKAVNHKNSKSGVEEDRSSTEFVVDMPEHPSPISVLDASVYRDDELSPVKQIPSMPQDDANEDSKDQQSESEWHSVEKFLPSSVASGLTSEVSRKKLQNVENLVKKLRRLNSTHDEASTDYIASLCENTNPDHRYISEILLASGLLLRDLGSGMTTFQLHASGHPINPELFFVLEQTKASTLMSKQECSPGKNYRLKSNPERFHRKLIFDAVNEMIINKLALMRQSSEPWLKSGKLAKKTLSAQKLLKELCSEIEQLQAKRSECSIDDEEDDIKGILSDDVMRRSESWTDFHNELSGVVLDVERSIFKDLVDEIVIGEAASSRAKPGRRRQLFAK from the exons ATGGCAGCAAAACTTTTACATTCTTTAGCAGATGATAATCCTGATTTGCAGAAGCAAATAGGATGCATGACTGGTATTTTTCAGCTTTTTGATCGCCACCCTACCCTTACCGCCGGTAGGCGTCTCAGTCATCGGAGGCTTTCTTCTCCAG GCAATTCACATTCAAACAATGGCAGCTCAGAAAGGGAAACTTTAAATGCCTATCGTTGGGCTGCTGCAAAT GAAATGAACATAAACAAGAATTTAAATGAGAAGCATAGATCTTCCATGGAGTCGGCAAGACCATCTTTCTCATCCTCTTGTTCATCCATGTCTTCTATGGATTGTAATAAACCAGCTCAACCAGAAGCCTCTTCCTTTGACAGAATCATTTTTCCGGAAACACCCTCAAGGGATGCTGTTATATCTCAGCCAAGTACATCACCACATTTTGGGCGGCAATCCcttgatcttcgagatgttGTGAAGGATTCAATGTATAGGGAAGCCCGAGGGCTCTCTGTGAAAACTACTACTAAAGAGGAAGGAATAGGCCATCCAATGAAGCATAAAGACTCTCCAAGGCCCTTACAGCTCTCCAGATCTACGGATGGATCTTATGGAAATGGGACTAAGGGCAAACAAAATGTAAATGCTCCTGATCTCAATGAGTCCCTTAGAGTTCTTGCTAAACTTCGAGAAGCACCTTGGTATTACAATGAAACTAGAGAACGGCCAAGATCATCGCATGAATCAAAAGATGGATATCCACATATGCTTTCTAAAGATGCTCATCGGTTTTCTTGTGATGGAAGGGAGATGAATCGTTCATCTTTTGAATCAAGAGATACCATCAAGTCGACTCTAAAGCTAAAAGAGACGCCCAGACTATCGCTGGACAGTAGAGACATTTCAATGCGAGGGTCCAATTCCGAATCAAAAGCAAGTTATATTTCTAAAGATTTAAGAAATGGTGGAAATTCAAATGAAAAGGCGTGCAATGTACAATCATTAGGAACTCAGAAGCGGCCTTCTAATGTGGTAGCCAAGTTGATGGGTTTAGAAGCTTTGCCTGATTCTGGATCAACCAGTTCTAGTCAGTCAGGCGTAACCAAGACCTTCCCTGTCGAACATAGTGATACATTCTCAGCACCAGCGAAAGCAATTGATTTTAACAGGCCAGTCTGGATTCAAAAATCTCCAAGAAGCTTACCGAAAGAGCCAATTTCGCCAAGGTGGAAAAATCCTGATCTAATCATGAAACCGGTTTCGAGGTTGCCAATTGAGCCAGCTCCTTGGAAGCAGATGGACGGAAGTCGAGCTTCAAAAAAACCTGTAAAACTTTCAGCGAAGATGGAAAACCCCTTTCCTACAGTTTACAGTGAGATTGAGAAGAGATTGAAGGATCTTGAGTTCAATCAATCTGGGAAGGATCTTAGAGCTCTTAAACAAATTCTTGAAGCAATGCAGACTAAAGGACTTTTGGAAACTAGAAAAGAAGAACAAGGTTCAAACTTTGGATCTCAAAGGGATTATGAACCAAGCTGTACTAGTCCTGGTCAGAAGCCGAGATTGTTAAGCCAACGTAACCAGCCGAGCAACCAAGTTAGTGGTTCCTCTGCTAGAGGCTCTGATTCATTGAGGACTTATGAATCCCCCATTGTTATCATGAAACCAGCCAAATTACTTGAGAAATCTGGTATTCATGCTTCCTCAGTAATTCCAATAGATAGCCTGTCTAGTCTTCATAAAATTCGAAGCAGTGGGCATGCAGATGTTAAAAACAGATTAGATAATAACCGAACAGCGAAAGATCCATCTCCTAGAATCAGTTATAGGGAGACTGCTGCTAACTCCAGTGATAAGAAAGCCAATGTGAGGATTAAAACAACTCAATCTTTTACACGACCACAACAATTGCCAAAAGAAAGCACCGCAAGCTCAGTAAAAAGCTCGGGATCATCTGTGAGTCCAAGACTGCAACAGAAGAAACTTGAGCTCGAGAGACGATCTCGTCCACCTACTCCTCCTTCTGATTCAAACAAGCCTAGAAGACAATCTAATAAGATGTCAAATGAGTTAAATTCTCCTGGTGGGAAAAACAGACTAAAATCTCACAAATTGCCACCAAGTGATGACCAACTCAGTCAGATAAGTAATGAATCAAGAACTTCGAGTCAGCAAGGGGACGACGCATCTTTGCAGTCCGACAGCACTGCTGTTTTTGATTCAAAGACAGATATGGAAATTGACAGTTCTGAACAGCCTACTGAGCTCAATAGTGATCATATTCCATCCATGAAGGCTGTTAATCATAAA AATTCAAAATCAGGAGTAGAAGAAGATAGATCATCAACTGAATTCGTCGTTGATATGCCAGAGCATCCTAGTCCCATCTCTGTTCTTGATGCTTCGGTGTATAGAGATGACGAATTGTCTCCAGTGAAGCAGATACCAAGTATGCCTCAAG ATGATGCTAATGAAGATTCAAAGGATCAACAGAGTGAAAGTGAGTGGCACTCCGTGGAAAAGTTCTTACCGAGCAGTGTGGCATCTGGTCTTACCTCAGAAGTCAGTCGCAAGAAACTGCAGAATGTTGAGAATCTGGTAAAGAAACTAAGACGACTTAACTCTACGCATGATGAAGCAAGCACAGATTACATTGCATCACTTTGTGAGAATACAAATCCAGACCACAGATACATTTCTGAGATCTTGTTAGCTTCAGGCCTCCTACTCCGGGATCTTGGCTCTGGCATGACAACATTTCAGCTCCACGCATCAGGTCACCCCATCAACCCCGAGTTATTCTTCGTATTGGAGCAAACAAAGGCCAGCACTTTAATGTCAAAACAAGAGTGCAGCCCTGGAAAGAActaccgtttgaaatcaaacCCGGAAAGGTTTCACCGGAAGCTCATATTTGATGCTGTTAACGAGATGATCATTAATAAATTAGCATTAATGAGGCAGTCTTCCGAGCCATGGTTGAAATCTGGAAAACTGGCGAAAAAGACCCTCAGTGCTCAAAAGCTACTAAAGGAGCTGTGCTCAGAGATTGAACAGCTTCAAGCCAAGAGATCTGAATGCAGCATAGATGATGAGGAGGATGATATAAAAGGCATTTTGTCGGATGATGTGATGCGTCGGTCCGAGAGCTGGACGGACTTTCATAATGAACTATCTGGTGTAGTATTAGATGTTGAAAGATCAATCTTTAAAGATTTAGTTGACGAGATTGTTATTGGCGAAGCAGCTAGTTCGCGTGCCAAACCGGGTAGACGTAGGCAGCTGTTTGCTAAGTAG
- the LOC126671125 gene encoding transcription factor TCP5: MITNSKEKQEGDENNNNNHKKLTKAASTSSSRQWSAFRNPRIVRVSRSFGGKDRHSKVCTVRGLRDRRIRLSVPTAIQLYDLQDRLGLSQPSKVIDWLIDATKNDIDNLPPLQMPQGFGHHPFHQQMLLSNDLNSYHHSISPLFDANSSNFNKDIGFHSLGIKMNTAGSTLIDQAEAETSMRASDKGKWIRSVNIDQENNQEHKLFPINNNPIMPFNPYYHYDASSLSLAQFGANTQHGFMPQAENSSTVSLASGSQFFLCPPFSQYSPYVSAPLGNNNNNNESRETNHFQWLNSSSSDNNQLKNFSLGVNPGFVHHHSQRNGDNGSQPEKDHNADS, from the coding sequence ATGATTACAAATTCAAAAGAAAAGCAAGAAGGTGAtgaaaacaacaataataaccACAAGAAGCTCACCAAAGCAGCATCAACCTCATCATCAAGACAATGGTCAGCATTTAGAAATCCAAGAATCGTTCGAGtttcgcgttcttttggaggaaAAGACAGGCACAGCAAGGTCTGCACAGTACGAGGATTAAGAGACAGAAGAATCAGACTGTCTGTACCAACAGCAATTCAGTTATACGATCTTCAAGATAGGCTTGGATTAAGTCAGCCTAGCAAAGTAATCGATTGGTTAATTGATGCAACTAAAAATGATATCGATAATCTTCCACCACTTCAAATGCCTCAAGGATTCGGTCATCATCCATTTCATCAACAAATGCTACTTTCCAATGATTTAAACTCATATCATCATTCTATTTCACCGTTATTCGACGCGAATTCGAGCAATTTCAACAAGGATATAGGGTTTCATTCATTAGGGATAAAGATGAATACTGCTGGTAGTACTCTTATCGATCAAGCCGAAGCAGAAACTTCAATGAGAGCAAGTGACAAAGGAAAATGGATCAGAAGTGTCAATATTGATCAAGAAAATAATCAAGAACACAAGTTGTTTCCTATAAACAATAATCCGATCATGCCTTTTAATCCCTACTATCATTATGATGCTTCAAGTCTATCTTTAGCGCAATTCGGAGCGAATACTCAACATGGATTTATGCCTCAAGCAGAAAACTCTAGCACTGTTTCATTGGCATCAGGCTCCCAGTTCTTTCTATGTCCGCCATTTTCGCAGTATTCTCCTTATGTTTCTGCTCCATTGgggaataataataataacaatgagTCAAGGGAGACAAATCATTTTCAGTGGTTGAATTCGTCTTCATCGGATAATAATCAACTCAAGAATTTCTCATTGGGTGTAAATCCAGGGTTTGTTCATCATCATTCTCAAAGGAATGGTGATAATGGAAGCCAGCCAGAGAAAGATCATAATGCTGATTCATAA